Proteins encoded within one genomic window of Bacillus sp. F19:
- a CDS encoding DUF5668 domain-containing protein — protein sequence MKKSTNFSALALLAIGFYYSLQTFQIELFENQQSWQTLLILFGLVFLISGHFDQDDSAILPGILLLGLGIHFHSIERFPNWPEHAPAITLIIGLGMLLRAAKTKSGYFQGFILLLLAVFLHSFDSIINGLGWVEQGMQVIQKFWPVLLILGGFYLLFIKRK from the coding sequence ATGAAAAAATCGACAAATTTCTCTGCTCTCGCCCTGCTTGCTATCGGATTTTACTACTCTCTGCAAACCTTTCAAATCGAGCTGTTTGAAAACCAGCAGTCCTGGCAAACATTGCTCATCCTGTTTGGGCTGGTGTTTCTGATTAGCGGTCACTTCGATCAAGATGACAGCGCCATCCTGCCCGGCATACTCTTACTGGGACTCGGGATTCATTTTCATAGCATTGAACGTTTTCCAAATTGGCCCGAGCACGCACCTGCCATTACCTTAATAATCGGACTCGGCATGCTGCTGCGGGCAGCAAAAACCAAATCAGGCTATTTTCAAGGATTCATTTTACTCCTGCTCGCCGTTTTTCTCCACTCATTTGACTCGATTATAAACGGGCTCGGCTGGGTAGAACAAGGGATGCAGGTCATCCAGAAATTTTGGCCTGTCCTGCTAATTCTTGGAGGTTTTTACTTATTATTTATTAAAAGAAAGTAA
- the hemA gene encoding glutamyl-tRNA reductase yields MHILVVGLNYKTAPVEIREKLTFNPNELGDAMKALKDKKSILENIIVSTCNRTEIYTVVDQLHTGRYYIKAFLSEWFGIDKDSFSPFLTMYENDGAIDHLFSVSCGLDSMVLGETQILGQVRSSFLLGQTEDTIGTVFQHLFKQAITLAKKAHSETDIGANAVSVSYAAVELAKKIFGDISNKHVLILGAGKMGELAVQNLHGSGVRKVTVMNRTLEKAENLAMKFSGSAKSMSELQSALVEADILISSTGSKDFVVTKDMMAGVEKIRKGKPLFMVDIAVPRDLDPGLDELESVFLYDIDDLQGIVDANLQERQKAAEEIGIMVEGEIVAFKQWLSTLGVVPVISALRQKALGIQAETMQSLERKMPNLTERELKLLNKHTKSIINQMLRDPILKVKELSSAPDADHTLDLFMKIFDIEEAVEEQKRQENSISLSSSRSRFDQAKASLQS; encoded by the coding sequence ATGCATATTTTAGTTGTTGGCTTAAATTATAAAACTGCCCCTGTCGAAATTCGCGAAAAACTAACGTTTAACCCGAATGAGCTCGGAGATGCGATGAAAGCTCTGAAAGACAAAAAGAGCATCTTAGAGAATATCATTGTTTCGACTTGTAATCGGACAGAAATTTATACCGTTGTGGACCAGCTTCATACTGGCCGTTATTATATTAAAGCATTTTTATCAGAGTGGTTTGGAATCGACAAAGATTCTTTTTCACCTTTTTTAACTATGTATGAAAATGATGGAGCAATCGATCATTTATTCAGCGTTTCGTGCGGACTCGATTCTATGGTTCTTGGTGAAACCCAGATTCTTGGACAAGTCCGGTCAAGCTTCTTGCTTGGGCAAACGGAAGACACAATTGGAACGGTTTTTCAGCACCTATTTAAACAAGCCATTACTCTTGCCAAAAAGGCACATTCAGAAACAGATATCGGTGCAAATGCCGTTTCTGTCAGCTATGCAGCAGTTGAGCTTGCAAAGAAAATCTTTGGTGATATATCTAATAAGCATGTTCTTATTCTCGGTGCAGGCAAAATGGGAGAGCTCGCTGTGCAGAATCTTCACGGAAGCGGTGTGCGCAAAGTGACAGTCATGAACCGTACACTTGAAAAAGCGGAGAATCTGGCGATGAAATTCAGCGGCAGTGCGAAAAGCATGAGCGAATTGCAATCTGCTCTAGTAGAAGCAGATATTTTAATCAGCTCAACAGGCTCAAAAGATTTTGTTGTTACAAAAGACATGATGGCCGGAGTGGAAAAGATTAGAAAAGGCAAACCATTGTTCATGGTTGACATTGCGGTGCCCCGTGATCTTGATCCGGGACTGGATGAGCTTGAAAGTGTCTTCTTATATGATATTGATGACCTGCAGGGAATTGTGGATGCTAATCTTCAAGAAAGACAAAAAGCAGCTGAAGAGATAGGAATTATGGTTGAAGGTGAAATTGTTGCCTTTAAACAGTGGCTCAGCACTCTTGGCGTTGTCCCAGTCATTTCCGCTCTTCGACAAAAAGCTCTTGGTATACAGGCAGAAACAATGCAAAGCCTTGAACGGAAAATGCCAAACCTGACTGAACGTGAATTAAAACTTTTAAACAAGCACACAAAAAGCATCATCAATCAAATGCTCCGTGATCCAATCTTGAAGGTGAAAGAATTGTCTTCAGCTCCTGATGCAGATCACACGCTTGATCTCTTCATGAAAATCTTTGATATTGAAGAAGCGGTAGAAGAGCAAAAACGACAAGAAAACTCAATTTCTTTAAGCAGCTCAAGATCACGATTTGATCAAGCAAAAGCTTCACTTCAATCGTAA
- the yihA gene encoding ribosome biogenesis GTP-binding protein YihA/YsxC, with protein sequence MKVTSSEIVISAVKPEQYPDLDLPEIALAGRSNVGKSSFINKLLNRKNLARTSSKPGKTQTLNFYIINEVLHFVDVPGYGYAKVSKSERDAWGKMIETYFTKRRQLCAAVLLVDLRHAPSKDDVMMYEFLKHHDIPTIVVATKADKIPKGKWQKHMKVVRETLDKDPNDPLICFSSETGQGKVEAWSAIEHYTNLKK encoded by the coding sequence ATGAAAGTAACAAGTTCCGAGATTGTCATTAGTGCAGTAAAGCCCGAGCAATATCCAGATCTGGATTTGCCCGAAATTGCTCTTGCCGGACGATCAAACGTAGGAAAATCGTCGTTTATCAATAAATTGCTGAACCGGAAAAACCTGGCGCGGACGTCATCCAAGCCAGGCAAAACCCAAACCTTAAATTTCTATATTATTAATGAAGTGCTTCATTTTGTCGATGTGCCGGGCTATGGCTATGCAAAAGTTTCTAAATCGGAGCGGGATGCATGGGGGAAAATGATTGAAACGTATTTCACAAAGCGCAGACAGCTTTGTGCGGCAGTTTTACTTGTAGACCTTCGCCATGCACCGTCAAAAGATGACGTCATGATGTACGAGTTTCTCAAGCACCATGATATCCCGACAATTGTAGTTGCCACTAAAGCCGATAAAATTCCTAAAGGCAAATGGCAAAAGCATATGAAAGTTGTAAGAGAAACACTTGATAAGGACCCAAATGATCCGCTGATTTGCTTCTCTTCAGAAACTGGACAGGGTAAAGTAGAAGCGTGGTCTGCAATTGAGCATTATACAAATTTAAAGAAATAA
- the spoVID gene encoding stage VI sporulation protein D gives MSQDQQSSLRFSVEESVWFQKGQEVGELLSISLDPDITIQEFDQYISIRGALQLTGEYKIDEDYNEEEFEYANLRFVSSVETREDDGISQLVHRFPVDITIPRNRIGDLEEVYVTIESFDYDLSESRNLKLVADLEISGISSQDSFEEVQEEEEHIYNHSSEEELEPLYRSSQALLHEEETQEANSESYDAVLAEISDTPEKEEVYQPFDVEVRKQAIEEEIAQPEIHYSAGRPAEADFEESYSAPPKQSPKSRKEEAKKQEQPKETENSLYLTKLFGREDEEEFSKLKICIVQQGDTIDSICDRYNITVQQLHRVNQFSSTADVHEGQTLYIPVYANTH, from the coding sequence TTGTCACAGGATCAACAATCATCATTACGGTTTTCTGTTGAAGAATCCGTTTGGTTTCAAAAGGGACAGGAAGTAGGTGAGCTGTTATCCATCTCATTAGATCCAGACATCACCATCCAGGAATTTGACCAGTACATCTCCATTCGGGGTGCACTGCAGTTAACGGGTGAGTACAAAATAGATGAGGATTATAACGAAGAGGAATTTGAATATGCCAATCTCCGGTTTGTAAGCAGTGTTGAAACCCGGGAGGATGATGGCATATCACAGCTTGTTCACCGGTTCCCAGTGGATATTACGATCCCAAGAAATAGAATTGGAGATTTAGAAGAAGTATATGTGACGATTGAATCGTTTGATTATGATCTATCTGAAAGCAGAAATCTGAAGCTTGTTGCAGATTTAGAAATAAGCGGAATTTCAAGTCAGGATTCATTTGAAGAAGTTCAGGAAGAGGAAGAGCACATATATAATCACTCATCTGAAGAAGAGCTTGAGCCGCTGTACCGTTCATCTCAGGCTTTGCTCCATGAAGAGGAGACTCAGGAAGCAAATTCAGAAAGCTATGATGCTGTACTTGCTGAGATCAGCGACACTCCTGAAAAAGAAGAGGTTTATCAGCCTTTTGATGTAGAAGTCAGAAAGCAGGCAATAGAAGAAGAAATCGCACAGCCTGAAATTCATTATAGTGCAGGGAGGCCAGCAGAAGCAGATTTCGAAGAATCTTACTCAGCACCGCCTAAACAAAGTCCAAAAAGCCGAAAAGAAGAAGCGAAAAAACAGGAGCAGCCGAAGGAAACCGAAAACTCTCTGTATTTAACAAAGCTTTTTGGCCGTGAGGATGAAGAGGAATTTTCAAAACTGAAAATCTGCATTGTTCAGCAGGGAGATACAATTGACAGCATATGCGACCGTTATAATATCACAGTGCAGCAGCTGCACAGGGTGAACCAATTCAGCTCAACTGCTGATGTGCATGAAGGGCAGACTTTATATATTCCGGTTTATGCAAACACGCATTAA
- the hemL gene encoding glutamate-1-semialdehyde 2,1-aminomutase, translating to MRNYEKSKQAFKEAQGLMPGGVNSPVRAFKSVAMDPIFMERGKGSKIYDIDKNEYIDYVLSWGPLILGHTNDEVVEAIKKVTESGTSFGAPTLIENELAKLVIDRVPSIEVIRMVSSGTEATMSALRLARGFTGRNKILKFEGCYHGHGDSLLIKAGSGVATLGLPDSPGVPEGIAKNTITVPYNDLESVKYAFEQFGDDIAGVIVEPVAGNMGVVPPLPGFLENLREITTQYGSLLIFDEVMTGFRVDYGCAQGYFGVTPDITCLGKVIGGGLPVGAYGGRADIMKQIAPSGPIYQAGTLSGNPLAMTAGYATLKQLTPDSYKEFGRKADILEEGLKAAAKKHDIPITFNRAGSMIGFFFTNEKVTNFETAKTSNLDFFSKFYQEMANEGVFLPPSQFEGLFLSTAHTDEDLNKTIDAAEKAFSKLK from the coding sequence ATGCGCAATTATGAAAAATCAAAGCAGGCATTTAAAGAAGCGCAAGGATTAATGCCAGGCGGTGTAAACAGCCCGGTGCGCGCATTTAAATCGGTTGCGATGGATCCTATCTTCATGGAACGCGGAAAAGGCTCCAAGATTTATGATATCGATAAAAACGAATATATTGATTATGTTTTATCATGGGGACCGCTTATTTTAGGTCATACAAATGATGAAGTGGTTGAAGCGATAAAAAAGGTGACGGAATCCGGCACAAGCTTCGGTGCTCCTACATTAATCGAAAATGAACTGGCAAAGCTTGTAATCGACCGCGTCCCTTCAATTGAAGTGATTCGCATGGTAAGCTCAGGAACAGAAGCCACAATGAGTGCATTGCGCCTTGCACGCGGTTTTACCGGCCGAAACAAAATTCTTAAATTTGAAGGCTGCTACCACGGGCATGGTGATTCTTTATTAATCAAAGCAGGGTCAGGTGTTGCAACACTTGGTCTGCCAGACAGTCCCGGGGTGCCGGAGGGGATTGCGAAAAACACGATTACGGTTCCTTACAATGATTTAGAAAGCGTCAAATACGCATTTGAACAATTCGGAGACGATATTGCAGGTGTGATTGTCGAACCTGTAGCAGGAAATATGGGAGTCGTGCCGCCGCTTCCAGGATTCTTGGAAAACCTGAGAGAAATCACAACTCAATATGGATCTTTGCTTATTTTTGATGAAGTGATGACGGGTTTCCGTGTTGATTATGGCTGTGCACAGGGCTACTTCGGTGTAACTCCTGATATTACATGTCTCGGAAAAGTCATTGGCGGAGGATTGCCTGTTGGAGCGTACGGCGGGCGTGCAGACATTATGAAGCAGATAGCTCCAAGCGGACCAATTTATCAGGCAGGAACCTTATCCGGAAATCCGCTTGCTATGACTGCAGGATATGCAACTTTAAAACAGCTGACACCAGATTCTTATAAAGAATTTGGCCGCAAAGCAGATATACTCGAAGAAGGCTTAAAGGCTGCAGCGAAAAAGCATGATATTCCTATCACATTCAACAGAGCCGGCTCAATGATCGGTTTCTTCTTTACAAATGAAAAAGTAACAAATTTTGAGACTGCGAAAACATCCAATTTAGACTTTTTCTCGAAATTCTACCAGGAAATGGCAAATGAAGGTGTCTTCCTTCCGCCTTCTCAATTTGAAGGTCTATTCTTATCTACAGCCCATACAGATGAAGATTTGAATAAAACCATTGATGCCGCAGAGAAAGCTTTTTCTAAATTAAAGTAA
- the hemC gene encoding hydroxymethylbilane synthase, whose product MRKIIVGSRRSKLALTQTNWVIDQLKNIGLPFDFEVREIVTKGDQILDVTLSKVGGKGLFVKEIEQAMLDGEIDMAVHSMKDMPAVLPDGLTIGCIPFREDPRDAFISKNHVKLSELPDGAIVGTSSLRRSAQLLAMRPDLEIKWIRGNIDTRLAKLQHEEYDAIILAAAGLARMGWSQDVVTEFLDANDCVPAVGQGALSIECREDDHELLELLSHFMDEATKLAVQAERTFLHVMEGGCQVPIAGYATVAFDNEISLTALIASPDGKEIYKERIVGKDPEAIGKEVSDRLIRQGAKGLIDRVKEELDL is encoded by the coding sequence ATGCGCAAAATAATTGTAGGTTCTAGACGCAGCAAATTGGCTTTAACTCAAACGAACTGGGTGATCGATCAGTTAAAAAACATAGGGCTGCCTTTTGATTTTGAAGTGCGTGAAATTGTGACAAAGGGCGATCAGATATTAGATGTGACGCTGTCAAAGGTTGGCGGAAAAGGTCTTTTTGTCAAAGAAATTGAGCAAGCCATGCTTGACGGGGAAATTGATATGGCTGTACATAGCATGAAAGATATGCCCGCTGTATTACCAGACGGGCTGACAATCGGCTGCATTCCTTTCCGTGAGGATCCAAGAGATGCGTTCATTTCAAAAAACCATGTAAAACTTTCAGAGCTTCCTGACGGCGCAATTGTTGGTACGAGCAGTTTAAGAAGAAGCGCACAGCTGCTTGCGATGAGACCGGATCTTGAGATTAAGTGGATTCGGGGAAATATTGATACTCGTCTGGCAAAGCTTCAGCATGAAGAATATGACGCTATCATTTTAGCTGCAGCTGGTTTGGCCAGAATGGGATGGAGTCAGGATGTTGTAACAGAATTCTTAGATGCAAATGATTGTGTACCAGCAGTTGGGCAAGGTGCACTTTCAATTGAATGCAGAGAAGATGATCACGAACTGCTTGAACTCTTGTCTCATTTTATGGATGAAGCAACAAAGCTCGCTGTTCAGGCAGAGAGAACATTCCTCCACGTCATGGAAGGCGGATGTCAGGTTCCGATTGCAGGCTATGCTACAGTTGCTTTTGATAACGAAATCTCTCTTACTGCGTTAATTGCCTCACCTGATGGAAAAGAGATTTATAAAGAAAGAATCGTTGGAAAAGATCCAGAGGCTATCGGCAAAGAAGTATCAGACCGCCTGATCCGGCAGGGGGCAAAAGGCCTGATTGACCGAGTGAAAGAGGAGCTTGATCTATAA
- a CDS encoding uroporphyrinogen-III synthase, producing MAPDLSGKKILITREHTQATTFAEKIIKAGGVPIVAPLIRFEKAKNVKQIHEIIDSIRPKDCLVFTSTNGVAYFFDFLTEHKIHISKLSECTFAAVGRKTKKLIEDRGFPVTIIPKEYVAEQLAEEIAAKTSTAQHIFLFRGNLARDILIRKLTQKGFSVTDAALYETIHNIKDGQTIERLLKQNELDYITFTSSSTVDAFMKVMKNKDLDSLLSGVTLVSIGPITHQTLSNYGFKGIVCNIYTIDAMINRMKTHIQSERK from the coding sequence ATGGCTCCTGACCTCTCCGGGAAGAAAATTTTAATTACGAGAGAGCATACACAGGCGACCACATTTGCCGAGAAAATTATAAAGGCAGGCGGAGTTCCCATTGTTGCCCCGCTTATCCGTTTTGAAAAGGCAAAGAATGTAAAGCAAATCCATGAGATCATAGACAGCATTAGACCAAAGGACTGTCTTGTTTTTACAAGCACAAATGGAGTTGCTTACTTTTTTGACTTTCTGACAGAACATAAAATACATATAAGCAAATTATCAGAATGCACCTTTGCCGCAGTCGGCAGAAAAACAAAGAAATTAATAGAAGACAGAGGCTTCCCGGTCACCATCATTCCAAAAGAATATGTGGCAGAGCAATTAGCAGAGGAAATTGCAGCTAAGACTAGTACCGCACAGCATATTTTTCTGTTCAGGGGAAATCTGGCCCGTGATATATTAATCAGGAAGCTTACTCAGAAGGGCTTCTCCGTGACAGATGCCGCGCTGTATGAAACAATACATAATATAAAAGATGGACAAACAATCGAGCGTTTACTGAAGCAAAATGAGCTCGATTATATCACATTTACAAGCTCATCAACCGTAGATGCTTTTATGAAAGTAATGAAAAACAAGGATCTGGATTCGCTGCTATCTGGGGTTACTTTGGTAAGCATCGGACCAATCACGCACCAGACCCTGTCCAATTACGGATTTAAGGGGATTGTTTGTAATATATACACAATCGATGCCATGATAAATAGAATGAAAACTCATATTCAATCTGAAAGGAAATGA
- the hemB gene encoding porphobilinogen synthase, whose protein sequence is MDLQFTRHRRLRTTSSMRSIVRETHLHAEDFIYPIFVVEGEKKRNEVKTMPGVEQISLDYLNAEMLEVSDLGIKSVIVFGVPDEKDEVGSQAYHDQGIVQRAITQIKENFPDLVVIADTCLCQFTDHGHCGIVKEGKILNDPTLDLLARTAVSQAKAGADIIAPSNMMDGFVAAIRLGLDEAGFEDVPVMSYGIKYSSAFYGPFRDAAHSTPQFGDRKTYQMDPANRMEALREAESDLLEGADFLIVKPALSYLDIIRDVKNNFNVPIVAYNVSGEYAMIKAAAQNGWIDEKAIVMEMMISMKRAGVDMILTYHAKDAARWLMEQH, encoded by the coding sequence ATGGATCTTCAATTTACAAGACACCGCAGACTCCGCACCACAAGCAGCATGAGATCAATTGTCCGTGAAACTCACTTGCATGCTGAAGACTTCATCTATCCAATCTTTGTAGTAGAGGGAGAAAAGAAGAGAAATGAAGTAAAAACAATGCCGGGCGTTGAACAGATTTCACTTGATTATTTGAATGCAGAAATGCTGGAAGTATCTGATCTGGGCATTAAATCGGTTATCGTGTTTGGTGTGCCTGATGAAAAGGACGAGGTCGGTTCACAAGCCTATCATGATCAAGGGATTGTTCAGAGAGCGATTACTCAAATTAAAGAAAACTTCCCCGATTTGGTTGTCATCGCCGATACATGTTTATGTCAGTTCACTGACCACGGGCATTGCGGCATTGTCAAAGAAGGCAAAATATTAAATGACCCCACACTAGATCTGCTTGCACGTACAGCCGTAAGCCAGGCAAAAGCAGGAGCTGACATTATCGCACCATCTAACATGATGGATGGTTTTGTTGCGGCAATCCGCCTCGGATTAGACGAAGCAGGCTTTGAAGATGTGCCGGTTATGTCATATGGAATCAAGTATTCAAGTGCCTTTTATGGCCCATTCCGCGATGCTGCTCACAGTACACCGCAATTTGGCGATCGCAAAACGTACCAAATGGATCCTGCTAACCGCATGGAAGCTCTCAGAGAAGCGGAATCCGATTTACTGGAAGGCGCAGACTTCTTAATTGTAAAGCCTGCTTTATCGTATCTTGATATCATCCGTGATGTAAAAAACAACTTCAATGTTCCAATCGTTGCTTATAACGTAAGCGGAGAATATGCCATGATCAAAGCGGCTGCACAAAACGGCTGGATTGATGAAAAAGCGATCGTGATGGAAATGATGATCAGCATGAAACGCGCGGGCGTTGATATGATTTTGACGTATCACGCAAAAGATGCTGCCCGCTGGCTTATGGAACAACACTAA
- the lon gene encoding endopeptidase La produces the protein MAKKEEKIVPLLPLRGLLVYPTMVLHLDVGREKSVQALEKAMMDDHIIFLTTQRDISIDEPTEDDIFQVGTLTKIKQMLKLPNGTIRVLVEGMQRGKITKYVDEGDYFAVGADSLEESTEKDAEDEALMRTLLDHFDQYIKLSKKISGETLSTVTDIDEPGRMADIIASHLPLKLKEKQEVLETLDIKERLNRVIEIIHNEKEVLQLEKKIGQRVKRSMERTQKEYYLREQMKAIQKELGDKEGKTGEVDILSEKIENAGMPDHVKLTALKELERYEKVPSTSAESSVVRNYLEWLISLPWSNATVDRLDLKRAETILDEDHYGLEKVKDRVLEYLAVQKLTNSLKGPILCLSGPPGVGKTSLARSVAKSLDRNFVRISLGGVRDESEIRGHRRTYVGAMPGRIIQGMKKAGTINPVFLLDEIDKMSNDFRGDPSSALLEVLDPEQNHTFSDHYIEETYDLSKVMFIATANNLSTIPGPLRDRMEIITIAGYTEIEKIHIAKDHLLPKQLKDHGLKRSHLQIRESALQNIVRYHTREAGVRSLERQLAAICRKAAKQIVSEERKKIIITDKNLADYLGKNKFRYGQAELEDQIGVATGLAYTTVGGDTLSIEVSLSPGKGKLILTGKLGDVMKESAQAAFSFIRSRAKELNIDENFHEKHDIHIHVPEGAVPKDGPSAGITMATALVSALTGRPVRKEVGMTGEITLRGRVLPIGGLKEKTLSAHRAGLTKIIMPKDNEKDIEDIPESVRNDLTFVPVSHLDEVLQHALVGENE, from the coding sequence TTGGCGAAAAAAGAAGAGAAAATCGTCCCCCTCCTACCTCTTAGAGGATTGTTAGTGTACCCGACAATGGTACTTCACCTTGATGTAGGACGCGAAAAATCCGTACAGGCGCTTGAGAAAGCGATGATGGATGATCATATAATCTTTTTAACAACTCAACGTGATATTTCAATTGATGAACCAACCGAAGACGATATCTTTCAAGTAGGAACATTAACGAAAATTAAACAAATGCTGAAACTGCCTAATGGAACAATTCGAGTCCTTGTAGAAGGCATGCAGCGGGGGAAAATCACAAAATATGTAGATGAGGGTGACTACTTTGCAGTAGGTGCCGACTCCTTAGAAGAGAGCACAGAAAAAGACGCTGAAGATGAAGCGCTCATGAGAACGCTGCTCGATCACTTTGATCAATACATAAAACTTTCAAAGAAAATATCCGGCGAAACCCTTTCAACCGTTACAGATATTGATGAGCCAGGCAGAATGGCAGACATAATCGCATCCCACCTGCCGCTTAAATTGAAAGAAAAACAGGAAGTGCTTGAAACTCTTGATATCAAAGAGCGGTTAAACCGTGTCATTGAAATCATTCACAATGAAAAAGAAGTACTTCAGCTTGAAAAGAAAATCGGCCAGCGCGTGAAACGGTCAATGGAGCGAACGCAGAAGGAATATTATCTCCGCGAACAAATGAAGGCCATTCAAAAAGAACTTGGCGATAAAGAAGGCAAAACAGGTGAAGTGGATATTCTGAGCGAAAAGATTGAGAATGCCGGCATGCCGGATCATGTCAAACTTACTGCTTTGAAAGAACTGGAACGCTATGAAAAAGTACCGTCAACCTCAGCTGAGAGTTCTGTCGTACGCAATTATCTGGAATGGCTTATCTCACTGCCGTGGTCTAATGCAACTGTTGACCGTCTTGATTTAAAACGTGCTGAAACGATTTTGGACGAAGATCACTACGGGCTTGAAAAAGTAAAAGACCGTGTGCTTGAATACCTCGCTGTACAAAAACTGACAAACTCTCTTAAAGGACCGATTTTATGCTTATCAGGACCTCCAGGAGTAGGGAAAACATCTCTTGCACGTTCGGTTGCTAAATCTTTAGACAGGAACTTTGTCCGAATCTCGCTTGGAGGAGTAAGAGATGAATCTGAAATCCGCGGTCACCGCCGAACATATGTCGGTGCAATGCCTGGACGCATTATTCAGGGCATGAAAAAAGCAGGAACCATTAATCCGGTTTTTTTACTGGATGAAATAGATAAAATGTCCAATGATTTCAGAGGAGATCCTTCTTCTGCATTGCTCGAGGTGCTTGACCCTGAACAAAATCATACGTTCAGTGATCATTATATTGAAGAGACCTATGATTTATCTAAAGTCATGTTTATTGCGACCGCCAATAACTTGTCAACAATTCCTGGACCACTGCGTGACCGGATGGAGATCATCACGATTGCAGGATACACGGAAATTGAAAAAATCCATATTGCCAAGGATCATCTTCTGCCTAAACAGCTTAAAGATCATGGATTGAAAAGATCACACCTGCAGATCCGCGAGTCAGCCTTACAAAATATTGTTCGTTACCATACCCGTGAAGCAGGTGTCAGAAGTCTTGAGAGACAGCTTGCAGCGATCTGCCGAAAAGCTGCCAAACAAATTGTTTCAGAAGAACGCAAGAAAATTATTATTACAGATAAAAATCTTGCTGATTATTTAGGAAAGAACAAGTTCCGATACGGTCAGGCCGAACTAGAAGATCAAATCGGAGTTGCAACAGGCCTAGCCTATACCACAGTAGGCGGGGACACGCTCTCAATTGAAGTTTCTTTATCACCTGGAAAAGGCAAGCTGATTTTAACCGGAAAACTTGGCGATGTCATGAAAGAATCGGCTCAGGCTGCGTTCAGCTTTATTCGCTCACGGGCAAAAGAGCTGAATATTGATGAGAATTTCCATGAAAAACATGACATTCATATTCATGTTCCAGAAGGCGCCGTGCCAAAAGATGGTCCTTCAGCAGGAATTACCATGGCCACAGCGCTGGTTTCAGCTCTGACAGGAAGACCAGTAAGAAAAGAAGTCGGCATGACCGGAGAAATCACATTAAGAGGAAGAGTTCTGCCAATCGGCGGATTAAAAGAAAAAACGCTGAGTGCGCACCGGGCAGGATTAACAAAAATCATTATGCCAAAAGACAACGAAAAGGATATTGAAGATATCCCTGAGAGTGTCCGCAATGATTTAACATTTGTGCCTGTATCACATTTGGATGAAGTGCTGCAGCATGCGTTAGTAGGAGAGAATGAATGA
- a CDS encoding cytochrome c biogenesis protein, translating into MPEMSLTRINELIIIIYAFSVLFFFIDFIHNNRKANKIAFGLLSIVWLLQTIFLFYQMFTSGRFPILNISEGLYFYSWVLVTLSVVLNRFLRVDFIIFFTNVLGFIMLSIHTFAPSQYESAAVSGQLISELLFIHITMAILSYGAFTLSFVFSLLYLIQFNLLKKKKWGKQLLRIDDLAKLDHMSYVLNVIGVPMLLLSLILGVIWAYLKLPNFHWYDAKVLGSFMMLLVYSFYLYSRIVKEWQGKQVAYLNAASFLILLINFFLFGSLSRFHIWDS; encoded by the coding sequence ATGCCAGAGATGAGTTTAACAAGAATCAATGAATTAATCATTATTATATATGCGTTTAGCGTTCTCTTTTTTTTCATAGATTTTATTCATAACAACCGGAAGGCAAACAAGATTGCCTTCGGGTTGCTTTCTATTGTTTGGCTGCTGCAAACAATTTTTTTGTTTTATCAAATGTTTACATCCGGAAGATTTCCAATATTAAATATTTCTGAAGGCTTGTACTTTTATTCGTGGGTGCTAGTTACACTATCAGTTGTATTAAACCGTTTTTTGAGAGTAGATTTTATTATCTTTTTTACAAATGTTTTAGGGTTTATTATGCTCTCTATTCATACATTTGCTCCTTCACAGTATGAATCGGCGGCAGTTTCTGGGCAGTTGATCTCTGAACTGCTGTTTATTCATATTACGATGGCGATTCTCTCATATGGCGCATTCACGCTGTCATTCGTTTTTTCGCTGCTTTACTTGATTCAATTCAACCTGCTTAAAAAGAAGAAGTGGGGCAAGCAATTACTGAGAATCGACGATTTGGCAAAGCTTGATCATATGTCATATGTATTAAATGTCATTGGAGTACCGATGCTGTTATTAAGTTTAATTCTAGGGGTTATTTGGGCATATTTAAAACTTCCAAATTTTCACTGGTACGATGCAAAAGTGCTTGGATCCTTTATGATGCTTCTCGTTTATAGTTTTTACTTATACAGCCGCATTGTGAAAGAGTGGCAGGGTAAGCAGGTTGCTTACTTGAATGCAGCATCCTTTTTAATTTTATTGATTAATTTCTTTTTATTTGGAAGTTTATCCCGGTTTCATATATGGGATTCATAA